The following are from one region of the Rhodopirellula sp. P2 genome:
- a CDS encoding PH domain-containing protein: protein MRNTAPRVYPSAVDRWLLVLLLAPIFLAIAFAAYMLKEGRADEASTMILLAATIAAVTGVFTIPCRYTLLDDALSIRCGLICYQIAYTDITEAVPSSTWTSGPAMSLKRVIVRTTKREHILSPEERERFIEELMDRVARSIEQRESETK, encoded by the coding sequence ATGAGAAACACTGCCCCGCGCGTCTACCCATCCGCCGTCGATCGATGGCTGCTCGTTCTGCTGCTTGCCCCGATCTTCCTCGCCATCGCCTTCGCCGCCTACATGTTGAAGGAAGGCCGCGCGGACGAAGCCAGCACGATGATCCTTTTGGCCGCAACGATCGCAGCCGTGACGGGAGTGTTCACGATCCCGTGCCGCTACACGTTGCTGGACGATGCTCTCTCGATTCGGTGCGGACTGATCTGTTACCAAATCGCCTACACCGACATCACCGAAGCCGTTCCCTCGTCGACTTGGACCAGCGGCCCGGCGATGTCACTCAAAAGGGTGATTGTTCGCACCACCAAACGCGAACACATTCTTTCTCCCGAAGAACGAGAACGCTTCATCGAGGAATTGATGGACCGAGTCGCCCGATCGATCGAACAACGTGAATCAGAAACCAAGTAG